In one window of Pseudomonas benzenivorans DNA:
- a CDS encoding NADP(H)-dependent aldo-keto reductase has product MNYRQLGRTDLHVSALCLGTMTWGEQNDADEAFAQIARAKAYGVNFIDTAEMYPVPPRAATYGTTERILGDYFQRHGGRGDWILASKIAGPGNGIDYIRDGRLKHDRPNIQAAVEASLKRLRTDWIDLYQLHWPERPTNYFGQLGYRHQDSVFTPLEDTLEALDEQVKTGKIRHIGLSNETPWGTMRLLQLAESRGWPRAVSIQNPYNLLNRSFEVGLAEVAMREQCGLLAYSPLAFGMLSGKYEGGARPANARLSLFNRFTRYTNPQAQAACSRYVALAQEQGLDPAQMALAFVTARPFVTSTIIGATTLEQLEADLGSSELRLGDEVLTGIEAIHQTQPNPAP; this is encoded by the coding sequence ATGAACTATCGCCAGCTGGGCCGAACGGATTTGCATGTCAGCGCCCTGTGCCTGGGCACCATGACCTGGGGCGAGCAGAACGACGCCGACGAGGCCTTCGCCCAAATTGCCCGAGCCAAGGCCTACGGGGTGAACTTCATCGATACCGCCGAGATGTACCCGGTGCCGCCACGGGCCGCGACCTATGGCACGACCGAGCGGATCCTCGGCGACTACTTTCAGCGGCACGGCGGCCGCGGCGACTGGATACTGGCCAGCAAGATCGCCGGCCCCGGCAACGGCATCGACTACATCCGCGACGGCCGGCTCAAGCACGACCGCCCCAATATCCAGGCCGCCGTCGAAGCCAGCCTCAAGCGCCTGCGCACCGACTGGATCGACCTGTACCAGCTGCACTGGCCGGAACGGCCGACCAACTACTTCGGCCAGCTCGGCTATCGCCATCAGGACAGCGTCTTCACCCCACTGGAAGACACCCTGGAAGCGCTGGACGAGCAGGTCAAGACCGGCAAGATCCGTCATATCGGCCTCTCCAATGAAACACCCTGGGGGACCATGAGGCTTCTGCAATTGGCCGAGAGTCGCGGCTGGCCGCGGGCGGTATCGATTCAGAACCCCTACAACCTGCTCAACCGCAGCTTCGAGGTCGGCCTGGCGGAAGTCGCCATGCGCGAGCAGTGCGGCCTTCTGGCCTACTCGCCCCTGGCCTTCGGCATGCTGTCGGGCAAGTACGAAGGCGGCGCACGCCCGGCCAACGCCAGGCTCAGCCTGTTCAACCGCTTCACCCGCTACACCAACCCGCAGGCGCAAGCCGCCTGCTCGCGCTACGTCGCACTGGCTCAGGAACAGGGCCTGGACCCGGCACAGATGGCCCTGGCCTTCGTCACGGCCCGCCCCTTCGTGACCAGCACCATCATCGGCGCCACCACCCTGGAGCAGCTGGAAGCCGACCTGGGCAGCAGCGAGCTGAGGCTCGGCGACGAGGTGCTGACCGGCATCGAGGCCATTCACCAGACGCAACCGAACCCAGCACCCTGA
- a CDS encoding cytochrome b, producing MSKFMEWMDARFPATKMWEDHLSKYYAPKNFNFFYFFGSLALLVLVNQIVTGIWLTMSFTPSAEEAFASVEYIMRDVEYGWILRYLHSTGASAFFVVVYLHMFRGLLYGSYQKPRELVWIFGMLIYLLLMAEAFMGYLLPWGQMSYWGAQVIISLFGAIPVIGDDLTQWIRGDYLISGITLNRFFALHVVALPIVILGLVVLHILALHEVGSNNPDGVDIKKKKDANGVPLDGIAFHPYYTVKDIVGVVVFLFIFCFVVFFFPEMGGYFLEKPNFEQANPFKTPEHIAPVWYFTPFYAILRAVPDKLLGVIAMGAAIAVLFVLPWLDRSPVKSMRYKGWLSKIWLLVFCVSFVILGVLGVLAPTPGRTLLSQVCTFLYFAYFILMPFYTRMEKTKPVPERVTG from the coding sequence ATGAGCAAATTCATGGAGTGGATGGATGCGCGCTTCCCCGCGACCAAGATGTGGGAAGACCATCTGAGCAAGTATTACGCGCCGAAGAACTTCAACTTCTTCTACTTCTTCGGCTCGCTGGCCCTGCTGGTGCTGGTCAACCAGATCGTCACCGGTATCTGGCTGACCATGAGCTTCACCCCGTCGGCCGAGGAGGCGTTCGCCTCGGTCGAGTACATCATGCGCGATGTGGAGTACGGCTGGATCCTGCGTTACCTGCACTCGACCGGCGCCTCGGCGTTCTTCGTCGTGGTCTACCTGCACATGTTCCGCGGCCTGCTCTACGGCTCCTACCAGAAGCCGCGCGAGCTGGTGTGGATCTTCGGCATGCTGATCTACCTGCTGCTGATGGCGGAAGCCTTCATGGGCTACCTGCTGCCCTGGGGCCAGATGTCCTACTGGGGCGCCCAGGTGATCATCTCGCTGTTCGGTGCCATTCCGGTGATCGGCGACGACCTGACCCAGTGGATTCGCGGTGACTACCTGATTTCCGGCATCACCCTGAACCGCTTCTTCGCCCTGCATGTGGTGGCCCTGCCGATCGTGATCCTCGGCCTGGTGGTGCTGCACATCCTGGCGCTGCATGAGGTGGGTTCGAACAACCCGGACGGCGTCGACATCAAGAAGAAGAAGGATGCGAACGGCGTTCCGCTCGATGGTATTGCCTTCCACCCTTATTACACCGTGAAGGACATCGTCGGTGTGGTGGTGTTCCTGTTCATCTTCTGCTTCGTGGTGTTCTTCTTCCCGGAAATGGGCGGTTACTTCCTGGAGAAGCCGAACTTCGAGCAGGCCAACCCGTTCAAGACTCCCGAGCACATCGCGCCGGTGTGGTACTTCACCCCGTTCTACGCGATCCTGCGTGCCGTGCCGGACAAGCTGCTGGGCGTCATCGCCATGGGTGCGGCCATCGCCGTGCTGTTCGTGCTGCCCTGGCTGGACCGTAGTCCGGTCAAGTCGATGCGCTACAAGGGCTGGTTGAGCAAGATCTGGTTGCTGGTGTTCTGCGTGTCCTTCGTCATCCTGGGTGTGCTGGGTGTGCTGGCGCCGACTCCGGGCCGCACCCTGCTGTCGCAGGTATGTACCTTCCTGTACTTCGCGTACTTCATCCTGATGCCGTTCTACACCAGGATGGAAAAAACCAAACCGGTTCCGGAAAGGGTGACGGGCTGA
- the rpsI gene encoding 30S ribosomal protein S9: MSATQNYGTGRRKTATARVFLRPGTGSISINNRTLDTFFGRETARMVVRQPLELTETTEKFDVFVTVIGGGVSGQAGAIRHGITRALIEYDETLRSSLRKAGFVTRDAREVERKKVGLRKARKRPQYSKR, translated from the coding sequence ATGTCGGCGACTCAAAACTACGGCACTGGCCGTCGCAAGACTGCAACCGCTCGCGTATTCCTGCGTCCGGGCACTGGCAGCATCTCCATCAACAATCGCACCCTGGACACCTTCTTCGGCCGCGAAACCGCGCGCATGGTCGTTCGCCAGCCGCTGGAGCTGACCGAAACCACCGAGAAGTTCGATGTGTTCGTTACCGTGATCGGTGGTGGTGTGAGTGGTCAGGCCGGTGCGATCCGTCACGGCATCACCCGTGCCCTGATCGAGTACGACGAAACCCTGCGTAGCTCGCTGCGCAAGGCCGGTTTCGTGACTCGCGACGCGCGTGAAGTCGAGCGTAAGAAGGTCGGTCTGCGCAAGGCGCGTAAGCGTCCGCAGTACTCCAAGCGTTAA
- the petA gene encoding ubiquinol-cytochrome c reductase iron-sulfur subunit, translating into MSNDGVNAGRRRFLVAATSVVGAAGAVGAAVPFVGSWFPSAKAKAAGAPVKVNVSKIEPGQQMVAEWRGQPVFIVRRTEEILSNLGKLEGQLADVESQASVQPTYVDPKTRSIKPEVLLLVGLCTHLGCSPSFRPEVAPADLGAEWVGGYFCPCHGSRYDLAGRVYKAQPAPLNLPVPPHMYESDDVIVIGVDQEQA; encoded by the coding sequence ATGAGCAATGACGGCGTGAATGCAGGCCGGCGTCGCTTCTTGGTGGCGGCCACCTCCGTGGTGGGTGCTGCTGGAGCGGTGGGTGCCGCGGTCCCGTTCGTGGGGTCATGGTTCCCGAGCGCCAAGGCTAAAGCTGCCGGTGCACCTGTGAAGGTGAACGTCAGCAAGATCGAGCCGGGCCAGCAGATGGTTGCCGAGTGGCGGGGGCAGCCGGTGTTCATCGTGCGCCGTACCGAGGAGATCTTGAGCAACCTGGGCAAGCTCGAGGGGCAGTTGGCCGACGTCGAGTCCCAGGCCTCGGTGCAGCCGACCTATGTCGACCCGAAGACCCGCTCGATCAAGCCGGAAGTGCTGCTGCTAGTCGGGCTGTGCACCCACCTGGGCTGCTCGCCGTCCTTCCGCCCGGAAGTGGCGCCGGCGGACCTCGGTGCCGAGTGGGTGGGGGGCTACTTCTGCCCGTGCCACGGCTCGCGCTACGACCTCGCCGGCCGTGTCTACAAGGCCCAGCCAGCCCCCTTGAACCTGCCGGTGCCACCGCACATGTACGAGTCGGATGATGTGATCGTCATCGGTGTGGATCAGGAGCAAGCATGA
- the rplM gene encoding 50S ribosomal protein L13, with amino-acid sequence MKTFTAKPETVKRDWFVVDAAGQTLGRLATEIATRLRGKHKPEYTPHVDTGDYIVVINAEQVRVTGAKTTDKMYYSHSGFPGGIKSINFEKLIAKAPERVIETAVKGMLPKNPLGRDMYRKLKVYKGAAHPHTAQQPQELKI; translated from the coding sequence ATGAAGACTTTTACTGCTAAACCGGAAACAGTAAAGCGCGACTGGTTCGTCGTCGACGCTGCTGGTCAGACCCTGGGTCGTCTGGCTACCGAAATTGCCACCCGTCTGCGTGGCAAGCACAAGCCCGAGTACACTCCGCACGTTGATACCGGCGACTACATCGTCGTGATCAATGCTGAGCAGGTGCGTGTGACCGGTGCCAAGACCACCGACAAGATGTACTACTCTCACTCCGGTTTCCCGGGCGGCATCAAGTCGATCAACTTCGAGAAGCTGATCGCCAAGGCGCCTGAGCGTGTGATCGAGACCGCGGTAAAAGGCATGCTGCCGAAGAACCCGCTGGGTCGCGACATGTATCGTAAGCTGAAGGTGTACAAGGGTGCCGCTCACCCGCACACTGCCCAGCAGCCCCAAGAACTGAAGATTTAA